A genomic region of Fundulus heteroclitus isolate FHET01 chromosome 24, MU-UCD_Fhet_4.1, whole genome shotgun sequence contains the following coding sequences:
- the LOC105923804 gene encoding gastrula zinc finger protein XlCGF57.1-like, giving the protein MKLYVLTYAALLLSQLYPDQIKGRELPEENDGEESIRIQEHGHASTSLETEDTEKDEEDSDVEHPLSELKHLSESRYKKCSTKKKNVESRRKVQTGGKLSCEDCGKTFIGKYNLKRHMRVHIGEKPFCCDLCGKRFSHKGNLNNHMGIHTGQNRFCCAACGQRFSSNSQLNTHMRIHTGEKPFCCDLCGKRFIQKGNLITHMRIHTGQKPFCCDLCGQRFSQKRNLNNHMRIHTGEKPFRCAACGKRFSSNSPLNTHIRIHTGQKPFCCDLCGKRFTQKGHLSTHIRIHTGQKPFCCDLCGKRFTQKRELENHMRIHTGERPFCCPLCGKRVSRKGELEKHIRIHTGQKPFCCDQCGKRFSVKSTLNNHMRIHTGQMPFFCDLCEKRFRFKTTLKTHMRIHTGEKPFCCDQCGKSFTQKIHLNRHMRIHTKQDKASFFV; this is encoded by the exons ATGAAATTATATGTACTAACATATGCAG ctctgctgctctcacagctttatccagaccagattaaaggcagagagcttccagaagagaatgatggagaagaatccatcaggatacaagaACATGGACATGCTTCCACTTCTttagagactgaagacactgagaaggacgaagaggacagtgatgtagaacaccctctctctgagctgaaacacttgtcagaatctagatataagaaatgttctacaaagaagaaaaatgtggagtcaCGGAGGAAAGTCCAGACTGGAGGGAAGCTAAGCTgtgaagactgtggcaaaacatttattggaaaatataACTTAAAAAGACACATGAGAGTCCACATAGGAGAGAAGCCGTTCTGTTGTGATCTTTGTGGgaaaagatttagccacaaaggaaatttaaacaatCACATgggaatccatacaggacagaatcGTTTCTGTTGTGCTgcatgtggacaaagatttagctcTAACTCACaactaaacacacacatgagaatccacacaggagagaagcctttctgttgtgatctatgtggaaaaagatttattcaaaaaggaaatttaatcacacacatgagaatccacacaggacagaagcctttctgttgtgatctatgtggacaaagatttagccaaaaaagaaatttaaacaatcacatgagaatccatacaggagagaagcctttccgTTGTGCagcatgtggaaaaagatttagctcTAACTCaccattaaacacacacattagaatccatacaggacagaagcctttctgttgtgatctatgtggaaaaagatttactCAAAAAGGACATTTAAGCACTCACataagaatccatacaggacagaagcccttttgttgtgatctatgtggaaaacgaTTTACCCAAAAAAGAGAATTAGAAaatcacatgagaatccatacaggagagaggCCTTTCTGTTGTCCTCTATGTGGAAAACGAGTTAGCCGAAAAGGAGAATTAGAAAAACACAtcagaatccatacaggacagaagcctttctgttgtgatcagtgtggaaaaagatttagtgtaaaaagtactttaaacaaccacatgagaatccatacaggacagatgCCATTCttttgtgatctatgtgaaaaaagatttaggtttaaaacaactttaaagacacacatgagaatccatacaggagagaagcctttctgttgtgatcagtgtggaaaaagctttactcaaaaaatacatttaaacagacacatgagaatccatacaaagcaagacaaggcaagtttttttgtatag